From Deferrisoma camini S3R1, the proteins below share one genomic window:
- the rpsT gene encoding 30S ribosomal protein S20, whose translation MANHKSALKKIKQDEKRRLRNKAVRTRYRNLIKAVRMAVAAGDVEQAEAALQKAAPYLHRAVIKGVIHRNKAARHISRLTRQVQALKTQQAA comes from the coding sequence GTGGCGAATCACAAGTCTGCCCTCAAGAAGATCAAACAGGACGAGAAGCGCCGCCTCCGCAACAAGGCGGTTCGCACCCGCTACCGAAACCTGATCAAGGCGGTGCGCATGGCCGTGGCCGCCGGTGACGTGGAGCAGGCCGAGGCCGCTCTCCAGAAGGCCGCGCCCTATCTCCACCGGGCCGTGATCAAGGGTGTGATCCATCGGAACAAGGCCGCACGCCACATCTCGCGGCTGACCCGGCAGGTCCAGGCCCTGAAAACCCAGCAGGCGGCCTGA
- a CDS encoding AAA family ATPase, giving the protein MSEPAYQPLSDAEFRRFRGTDGYVASRALQDAVNVALALERPLLLKGEPGTGKTLLAHHIARALGLELIVWNVKSTTKARDGLYVYDTVQRLNDARFGDGDVRDIRRYIKLGPLGRAFASPQRVVLLIDEIDKADIEFPNDLLQELDEMRFVVLETGDEVKARERPVVVVTSNAEKELPDAFLRRCVFHYIDFPDEAQMRAIVDVHFPGLPEALLARALQVFFALREVPGLRKRPSTSELLDWIRVLLASGARLPDEATVAPDRVPFLGTLIKLQEDVDTLARRSSRPADVRTAGRRYFR; this is encoded by the coding sequence ATGAGCGAACCCGCCTACCAACCCTTGTCCGACGCCGAGTTCCGGCGGTTCCGGGGCACCGACGGCTACGTGGCCTCCCGGGCCCTGCAGGACGCCGTGAACGTGGCCCTGGCCCTGGAGCGGCCGCTGCTGCTCAAGGGCGAGCCCGGAACGGGCAAGACCCTGCTGGCCCACCACATCGCCCGGGCCCTGGGGCTCGAGCTGATCGTGTGGAACGTGAAGTCCACCACCAAGGCCCGAGACGGCCTGTACGTGTACGACACCGTCCAGCGCCTCAACGACGCCCGGTTCGGCGACGGCGACGTGCGCGACATCCGCCGCTACATCAAGCTGGGCCCCCTGGGCCGGGCGTTCGCGAGCCCCCAGAGGGTGGTGCTGCTGATCGACGAGATCGACAAGGCCGACATCGAGTTCCCCAACGACCTGCTCCAGGAGCTCGACGAGATGCGCTTCGTCGTGCTGGAGACCGGCGACGAGGTGAAGGCCCGGGAGCGGCCCGTGGTGGTGGTGACCTCCAACGCGGAGAAGGAGCTGCCCGACGCGTTCCTGCGGCGGTGCGTGTTCCACTACATCGACTTCCCCGACGAGGCCCAGATGCGGGCCATCGTGGACGTGCACTTCCCCGGGCTTCCCGAGGCGCTGCTGGCCCGAGCCCTGCAGGTCTTCTTCGCCCTGCGCGAGGTCCCGGGCCTGCGGAAGCGGCCCTCCACCTCGGAGCTCCTGGACTGGATCCGGGTGCTCCTGGCCAGCGGCGCCCGCCTGCCCGACGAGGCCACCGTGGCCCCGGACCGGGTGCCGTTCCTGGGCACCTTGATCAAGCTCCAGGAGGACGTGGACACCCTGGCCCGCCGGTCGTCCCGGCCGGCGGACGTGCGCACGGCCGGCCGGCGCTACTTCCGGTGA
- a CDS encoding MFS transporter has product METERRPPSLVLSLATAVAARTVINTARRLPYPFAPDLARHLGVPLAGITAMIAASQLAALLGPVAGPLADRRGPRVLLLAGMALTAAGMAAGVLDTYTAVFAGVLMASVGKAVFDPAVQAHVGARVALPARGRAVGLVETAWAGSTLVGIPVVGWVADRAGWPEAFGFLAGLGVLGIAGVAWAFPPAADPSRAGRRGNPAGVLREPRARAALAFGFLVSLANDNLFVVYGALLESRFGLGLAALGASTAVVGLAELSGEGLTAAVSDRIGLTRALGWGTALTAAAYLALPLSVRALPLALGALYGVFVCFEFTVVTSFSVCTEVAPGARATFLSLYFAVLGLGRMVGALIGAPVWAWGGIWATAGVSAGVTLLAGMVLSRSGLRLAPAARSG; this is encoded by the coding sequence ATGGAGACCGAGCGGCGCCCCCCTTCCCTCGTCCTATCGCTGGCCACGGCCGTGGCCGCCCGCACCGTGATCAACACGGCCCGGCGGCTGCCCTACCCGTTCGCCCCGGACCTGGCCCGGCACCTGGGCGTGCCCCTGGCCGGGATCACCGCCATGATCGCGGCGTCCCAGCTCGCGGCCCTGCTGGGGCCGGTTGCCGGACCGTTGGCAGACCGCAGGGGCCCGCGGGTGCTGCTCCTGGCGGGCATGGCGTTGACCGCGGCCGGCATGGCAGCGGGGGTCCTCGACACCTACACGGCCGTGTTCGCGGGGGTGTTGATGGCGTCCGTGGGCAAGGCGGTGTTCGACCCGGCCGTGCAGGCCCACGTGGGGGCCCGGGTGGCATTGCCGGCGAGGGGCCGGGCCGTGGGGCTGGTGGAGACGGCCTGGGCCGGCAGCACCCTGGTGGGGATCCCGGTCGTGGGCTGGGTGGCGGACCGGGCCGGCTGGCCCGAGGCGTTCGGGTTCCTGGCCGGGCTGGGGGTGCTGGGCATCGCAGGGGTCGCCTGGGCGTTCCCGCCGGCCGCCGACCCCTCCCGTGCGGGCCGCCGGGGGAACCCCGCGGGAGTTCTGCGTGAACCCCGTGCCCGGGCGGCCCTGGCCTTCGGCTTTCTCGTGAGCCTGGCCAACGACAACCTGTTCGTGGTGTACGGTGCCCTGCTGGAGAGCCGGTTCGGCCTGGGGTTGGCGGCGCTGGGCGCGTCCACGGCCGTGGTGGGGCTGGCCGAGCTCTCGGGCGAGGGGCTGACCGCGGCCGTGTCGGACCGCATCGGGCTCACCCGGGCCCTGGGCTGGGGCACCGCGCTCACGGCCGCGGCCTACCTGGCCCTCCCCCTCTCGGTCCGGGCCCTGCCGCTGGCCCTGGGGGCCCTGTACGGCGTGTTCGTGTGCTTCGAGTTCACGGTGGTCACCTCGTTCTCGGTCTGCACCGAGGTGGCGCCGGGGGCCCGGGCGACGTTCCTGAGCCTGTACTTCGCGGTGCTCGGGCTCGGCCGCATGGTGGGGGCCCTGATCGGCGCGCCCGTCTGGGCCTGGGGAGGCATCTGGGCCACGGCCGGGGTGTCGGCCGGCGTGACGCTCTTGGCCGGAATGGTGCTCTCGCGCTCGGGGCTCCGGCTCGCGCCGGCGGCTCGCAGCGGCTGA
- a CDS encoding vWA domain-containing protein: MFLPLFYTLKALGVPVSPTEWLALTEALAKGLHRDSLTDFYYLARSLLVKDVAHYDAFDQAFAHCFRGGGLPDDLATKEQILEWLSDPRSPLRLPPEELERMRRLSLEELLRELEDRLRTQKEAHHGGHHWIGTGGTSPFGSRGSHPSGISFDPEGGGGGGAVLQAFQRRYRNLRNDLTLDVRQIGVALKKLRDLRHTGSEEVLDVEATIDRTCRNAGEIELVFTRERENQVRLLLAMDTGGSMEPYRELSERLFSAAHGINHFKDFRAFYFHNCIYENLYVDLEADEFVPTDDVIREYGRRYRLIIVGDAAMAPYELLIPNGTLERMRRSNVKGIDRLRALAEAFPKRAWLNPIPEDSWGYYDTIATVAGLFPMFPLTLEGLDRAVKALL, encoded by the coding sequence ATGTTCCTGCCCCTCTTCTACACCCTCAAGGCCCTGGGGGTGCCGGTGAGCCCCACCGAGTGGCTCGCCCTGACCGAGGCCCTGGCCAAGGGGCTGCACCGGGACAGCCTGACCGACTTCTACTACCTGGCCCGCAGCCTCCTGGTGAAGGACGTGGCCCACTACGACGCCTTCGACCAGGCGTTCGCCCACTGCTTCCGGGGGGGCGGCCTGCCCGACGACCTGGCCACCAAGGAGCAGATCCTGGAGTGGCTGTCCGATCCCCGGTCGCCCCTGCGGCTCCCGCCCGAGGAGCTGGAGCGGATGCGGCGCCTCAGCCTGGAGGAGCTGCTGCGGGAGCTGGAGGACCGGCTCCGCACCCAGAAGGAGGCCCACCACGGGGGCCACCACTGGATCGGCACGGGCGGCACCAGCCCGTTCGGCAGCCGGGGCAGCCACCCCAGCGGCATCTCGTTCGACCCGGAGGGCGGGGGAGGGGGGGGCGCCGTGCTCCAGGCGTTCCAGCGCAGGTACCGAAACCTGCGCAACGACCTCACGCTCGACGTGCGCCAGATCGGGGTGGCCCTGAAGAAGCTCCGGGACCTCCGGCACACGGGCAGCGAGGAGGTCTTGGACGTGGAGGCCACCATCGACCGCACCTGCCGCAACGCCGGCGAGATCGAGCTGGTGTTCACCCGCGAGAGGGAGAATCAAGTGCGGCTGCTCCTGGCCATGGACACGGGCGGGTCCATGGAGCCGTACCGGGAGCTGTCGGAGCGGCTGTTCTCCGCGGCCCACGGCATCAACCACTTCAAGGACTTCCGAGCCTTCTACTTCCACAACTGCATCTACGAGAACCTGTACGTGGACCTGGAGGCCGACGAGTTCGTGCCCACCGACGATGTGATCCGGGAGTACGGCCGGCGCTACCGGCTGATCATCGTGGGCGATGCGGCCATGGCCCCCTATGAACTGCTGATCCCCAACGGTACGCTGGAGCGGATGCGTCGCTCCAACGTCAAGGGCATCGACCGCCTGCGGGCCCTGGCCGAGGCGTTCCCCAAGCGGGCCTGGCTCAACCCGATCCCGGAGGACTCGTGGGGGTACTACGACACCATCGCCACGGTGGCGGGCCTGTTCCCCATGTTCCCCCTGACCCTGGAGGGGTTGGACCGGGCGGTGAAAGCCCTCCTGTAG
- a CDS encoding NRDE family protein gives MCTLHLWYQVFHGKPVVFAGNRDENLDRAWDPPTRLVDTPRILGPRDRVAGGTWLGVNQDAGLLVTLANHEGTLAKGPSACSRGTVVLETLRHASADEARRFAEWVAPACKAYTLLIADPERAYVVDHAPGSTQTYRLLPGCHVITNARFRVPDDPKARRCLRRMEEVAREGDPGPDRMFRFLADHDRDSPEATPLCIHPEPGSRFGTSSASVIHLAPDRRLAGFWFAPGPPCSTPFAPFLP, from the coding sequence ATGTGCACCCTTCACCTTTGGTACCAGGTGTTTCACGGCAAACCGGTGGTGTTCGCGGGAAACCGCGACGAGAACCTGGACCGGGCATGGGACCCGCCTACCCGGCTGGTGGACACGCCCCGCATCCTGGGCCCCCGGGACCGCGTGGCCGGCGGCACCTGGCTGGGGGTGAACCAGGACGCGGGCCTGCTGGTCACCCTGGCCAACCACGAGGGCACCCTGGCCAAGGGGCCCAGCGCCTGCAGCCGGGGCACCGTCGTGCTGGAGACCCTTCGCCACGCCTCGGCGGACGAGGCCCGGCGGTTCGCCGAATGGGTGGCCCCGGCGTGCAAGGCCTACACCTTGCTCATCGCCGACCCGGAGCGGGCCTACGTGGTGGACCACGCGCCGGGGAGCACCCAGACCTACCGGCTGCTCCCCGGCTGTCACGTGATCACCAACGCCCGGTTCCGGGTCCCCGACGATCCCAAGGCCCGGCGGTGCCTGCGGCGGATGGAGGAGGTGGCCCGGGAGGGCGACCCCGGTCCGGACCGAATGTTCCGGTTCCTCGCGGATCACGACCGGGACAGCCCCGAAGCCACCCCCCTGTGCATCCACCCCGAGCCGGGCTCCCGGTTCGGCACCTCCTCGGCCAGCGTGATCCACCTGGCCCCGGATCGCCGGCTCGCAGGGTTCTGGTTCGCCCCCGGCCCCCCCTGCTCCACCCCTTTTGCGCCCTTTCTCCCTTGA
- a CDS encoding cytochrome P460 family protein, which yields MGWIRTVALIVSLVVGPDVVRGSDTGTPTAVTGVSLPPDYRTWTAVAPSLRTDKGHIRMMLANPVMLEAYGSGTLPFPDGSKIVKLVYKAVQSVEWEGATVPGGPVSIEIMEKDSKRFADTGGWGFARFRPDGTPVNDMKLYVTCFPCHQSNVQGHDFVFTRWAP from the coding sequence ATGGGATGGATCCGGACCGTCGCTCTGATTGTGTCGTTGGTCGTGGGGCCGGATGTCGTTCGGGGCTCCGACACCGGCACCCCCACCGCCGTGACCGGAGTGAGCCTGCCTCCGGACTACCGCACCTGGACGGCGGTGGCCCCCAGCCTGCGCACGGACAAGGGCCACATCCGGATGATGCTCGCCAACCCTGTGATGCTTGAGGCGTACGGCAGCGGTACCCTCCCCTTTCCCGACGGCTCGAAGATTGTGAAGCTCGTGTACAAGGCGGTCCAGAGCGTCGAGTGGGAGGGCGCCACCGTGCCCGGGGGGCCGGTGAGCATCGAGATCATGGAGAAGGACTCGAAGCGCTTCGCCGACACCGGCGGTTGGGGGTTCGCCCGGTTCCGCCCCGACGGCACGCCGGTGAACGACATGAAGCTCTACGTCACCTGCTTCCCCTGCCACCAGTCGAACGTCCAAGGCCACGACTTCGTGTTCACCCGCTGGGCCCCGTGA